The Polyodon spathula isolate WHYD16114869_AA chromosome 49, ASM1765450v1, whole genome shotgun sequence region ccttttaaatctttaaaaaggaGAGAATGAATTTATGTAGACTTTTAAACAAGCATGTGTGCTGCATGTGAACAGATTGAGGGAAAAGTCTATTCCACTGGCTAACCTGGTTCAAAATAAGGTTGTATTGTTCCTCTCAACCACTTTGCTGTTCTCTGTGTTTCAGCAGTAGTGGCTATAAAGAGTTACTTATTTATTGGTCACCAAAATAAAGTTATGATAAGAACTGAAGCTTTTCTCCAATGAGTAGCTTTTATAACCCAATTTTTTAACCCCAAAAATTATAACCCTACTTGCATCCCCTTTCCACAGTCCTCAGTGACTTATGCTTACATTAGTGAAGCTCCAAGGTGGCTGGTTGTAAGGGTGCCAATCTTAGTTTCAGTGCCATTTTGTAAACCTGTAAATTCCATTTATAACTATTCATGATATACAGTTTAGATTCTATAGAATATCTAGTGACTAAATTATGACGAAAGATACAAAAATGTGGAATGCACTTTTCCAGATTTTGTGCTGCTGTATCTTGTAACCAGACTTTAATCACAGTGCCCATAGCGGTGCCGCTACACGTCTGCAAAACATGGTCTGGAGTTTCCTGAATGTCTTTGCTCCCTAACTTTAAAGCATCTTTTGTAAACCCTTGTATCCAAGCAGTATTAATGAAGCATTTTGAATTACCCCACTGACTGCATACTTAGAACTTAAACTGAATCTCATTGTATTTACCACACACCCTGGTCATTTACATTAAGATTAAAATCTCTTGGCTGAAAGGGCTTAATTGAATAATGAACCACCTTTTTAATGACGTCTTAATGTTAGTGAGTTTATTGTGAATGTATATATGATAGCTTGTATAAAGTGATAAACTGTTTAAAGTCTCTTGTGGGTTATGTTTCTTAGACCCCTGTGATGCAAAACGTATTTAAATACACTGATTCAGACATTTTAGAAAGTGTTTATAAATCATAAATGTTCTTTTAAGCAGCCTTTCACttacgcattttttttttatctgcacatATTAAAGACTTCATTTCTTAAACGAGATAATGAGATAGCTCAATTCcaatgtaataattaaacattttaatggccATACTTACCCCAGCTAGAACTACAAAGTGTGGATGCCAGTTACTTGAAATTTCTTCTGGTCTATTTTTAGGTGTTTTAAAACAACTGGTGTTAACAAAAACTGATAAACCAAATGAATTGCCAAAAGCAGTTTTCTgcctttcatacaaaatatgacaatcattttaaataactaattttgatttaaaatctAAGCTTATCAAACCAATCATATTGCCTGTCTTTCAGAATTTTTAAATAACAACCTGCCATTGCAGCAGTTTAATGATCTGTGGTGGCAGCCCTGGGTTACTAATTATTAACACTGATTCTTGGAAATTATCTGTTAATTCtgtaaggaattaaaaaaaaaaaaagacagacaagtTCATATCATTTAATTCTGCATTTATGTAGAACAAAATATAAATTGCAGATGAGTATACAGGTGTGAttgttacatttacaatgttgacatttttaaataagtttaacaCAGCATgacaagtgtaaaaataaaatgaacaaaaaagtaATAATCCCCTGAGCCAATGTCTCAAAAGATACCAGGCACAAGCCCTTAGTACCACTGTGATATATTTGGCATCTTGCCTAAtaagcaaacataaaaacaatgctcGTGAAATACATAAGAAATTGACAACAATTTGCTGGTGTTTTTGAGAGCCTAAACCGCACCACaagttatttttgttgtaatgtatGAAGATGATTAACTGTATAAATAGGTACGATGAAGCCACTACCTGTTAAAAACTACCCCATGTGAAACCTCCTTGGATAACCCCTTTGAAGCTCAACATGTAACCAAGCATTCAGACAATGCAAATGTTTAAGAATGAATCTTAAAATGGGACAGGTATAAAAAGTGCAGAGCCAGGATGAAACCTAAGAATCATTCTCATCGATTACAGTATTTCACTTTATTATTGTCCTGTAACAATAATCTGTTAAGGCAATTGGGCCATTCTATTGAAATGCAATGCTTGTTGCATTGTATAAGGCATCAATATCAGACTATTGGCAAGCCCAGAACTTTTTGAAGATTAGACTTCAGTGTATTAGGCTAGACCAACACCACAAAAATATTGAGCTTGCCGTTATTATGATATTGATTACTTATCAGTGTAACAATCTTAATACCTTTTTCCAAGCAGCTTTCGCTTGTGATAGAAAAGGTATTACACATATGTTATTCCTGGCTATTAAGTAATGAAATGGAATTAAGGCAAACAGATTgctaaagtttaaaatgtaatctatcAGTCCAATAAAattataatcattttaataagaTCAGATTGTCACCTTGGTCTTGACTTTGATAGCGGATTACAGTGACAAACTACAAAACATTACTACAagtataaaagaaaaatgaataatataagGGATTGTTCAACAATCACAGcgattttatgaataaaaaaaagttttaaacaaatgtttagttAAATTTGGCCAGTTGCACATACCATATAATACTGTTTAGATTGTAAGAAATTGCTATACTCTATTCATGCTACTTAAATAATGTGCGATAATCACCTAATTGTGAATGAAAATCATGTGGCATTATTTAGGGAGTGTTAGATACGCACCAGGATAAACAAACCCATTAGCACATACTGAAGATGATATGCCAATATACATTACTCATCACAATTATGGAAGCAGCATTAGATTTTACTCATAAGCAACTTTATGAATACCCAAGCAAATAAAACAGTATCAGTTACAGATTAGTAATGTATTTCCTATGGTCATCTACTCTGGTCAGCagcatacaaaatatttttcatccTGGAATAATGGGGTATCTATGGTAGGCACCTTCAATGTCAACGTTATATTTCAAGCACAATGTTCTGCAAAGGGCACAGTCAATTACATATGTAtccaaaacaagaaaaagaactGCTGAGCGCTCCTCCTTcaaattgttcttttttattttgactctgctTAATGTTAAAACAATGCACATTGTCTGTATAGACTTTAATTAACAGCTAATCAATCATGATTGAATAGCTTGTACAAAAAGAGACCAGGCTCTGCTTTTTTGTGTTCAGGTTCTGTTTAGAAGTGTCCAAGTTTCTCCTGCCGTTGCTGATTGTCAGGAAATGGTACAGACCGTgctgtttttttgatttttcagtGCCTGCTTCCTTTGGAGTTCCCTGGTAATCCTCCTCCTGATCCCTTCCAAATACAGCTCCCTGTCAAACTGACCGGCCCCTAATGGAATACTATCatgaaaacagacacacacaagaatTATTGCTACTGACTGTTCATATTATaaagcattcattttattttataaactacatTTCTACAAAGGGAGCAAAAACTCGCTTTTTACTTACTTGTCTCTCCCAGGTCTCACTTTAACTTGAAATACTCCCAACACTGGCCTGTGGTCTGACACTTTAATAGTGGAACAGGAGGTATATTTCACAACCTTAATGTCACCTTTGTGACGACTTTTATACAGCACACGGTCCTTTAGGAGAAAGATGGAAAAATGGCATGTCTAACAGTGATCCCAGAATACAAACATATAATGGGGTTTAGTTTTAGCATTTTCTCTAGATACTGAAAGTGTGAGAGAAACATTACAAACTGgcaaatatatattacaatttcTGATTTCTCAACGCCTATAATGAGTGTGATTAGAGATTCCTTACTGTATATGAAGGGGTTCTTTGCTTTGTGGTGGTGTCATAGGTGTCATATCCAACATCAAATTTGTATGTTGGGGGAAACTGTATAGGAGCCTCTTTGAACCCTTGAAAAATAGAGCCTGCAGGAAATAAATGGCATGGTTATGTGTAGTGACTTCCTGTTACTCGTGCGATAGGTCAAAAATCTGAGGGGACAAAAATGACCTCCCACGAAATATGCTTGACACTACTACACATTGAGGCTATAAATAAAACGTTTCCAAACCCTGTTCAGCGAACCACAACACAGCTGTTCAAGGTTTGTGATATTATTTGGATTACAATCCCTTGAACATCCTTATAAACGAACAGTGCGGTTTGGTTACATACCATCTTTCATTTCCTTGGAAAGCTGATCATACTGTAGTAGTCTGTTCATGTCCGAGCTGAAGTCCTGCTTCAAAATTTGATCCACTCCAAGGCGGTCCAGACTCAAGCGGAAATTAAAATCTCCAAACCAGAACACCTCATCGAATCGCGTAGTGACATCAGCTAGggatataaaaacaattatatatatatatatatatacacacacacacacacacacacacacacacacacagtagagttGACTACTGAGTTGaatgccaaggccaatcacggTATGAATCAAATACAAACCTATTTATTACTTATGCatcatgcatcaacatatgaaattaacagaataactAGTAGAAAAACAACAGGCAAGcctatgttaataaactataataataatacattaacaaacTAACCctaataaactaactgacaaactaaattaacagaacACCCTTCATATGGTAAAAATCCAGCAGCAGctctaacagtaattatgaatatgAGAATGAATTTGAACACAACGGTTATTAACATAGTACCGTACACTCTAGATTACTCTCGCAATGACAAGTCagtttgaaaagattgaataaaacatttgaatttaataatgatcaggttacaaaactgcatcagtttTGAATCGGCTAGCAATGAATCGCTAGCGGCGccaaaaaggtgttattttaagtGACGTTCCTGTTCCTGCAGACGGAGCaattacaatgggaaaattcagTTTCACAACAAGGTTGTTCActaagccaaagtgttctcttaggaggtgttcctgtcACAGAGACGACTGATTATATTAGTGCTGGAACGAACACAGGATTTCCATGTTCGGATAtttgttcataatttaaatatttgttcggatatttgttttcaaaaagtaataaaagccactATACTGCTCAGAActcaggcagagacagcatagcagcaagggggcgtggcccctgtgtgtgtctttattttacagcaagacgttacaatatgtaacacgttaaagtagaaGAATATCCCAAGAGTAGGATGCGGCataacagttcaagttaaactttattttgtttattcctgaaaaaaatagtacataaagttgacaaacactttatttttcattccttgccattgctgtttcttcacagtaaacagcggccatcgacatgttttcataaagtaataacatgaggtttacttgtgcctttttgtagctgaacaagcaaacgaaaactgactTTAAAGACTTCAAACAAAACGTGGAAACGGCGTTGTAAAATGAAGAggaaaaactcaccattttggttcttgtttattacattccacataacagaaattcgcaacaaaaaatatataatatataaaaatcactagaCAACATTTCCAGAAAGTTGGGCAGTCTTTACAgggaggcatttcagaatgacgtgcttgcctgtattctgtcccatgagatctgactcgctctaaagcagcacatcGCATTTTttacccagatggccttccatagagatcactatgcatgcatgtgcataatctggtttgtttacttttagctgtctaaaacttttaaatagaggctcaagagctgctgtgttgatcctgtgttttcaCGAGAAATGCAATCTGCAGCTTTCTGGTTCAATTTCCATTCACACAGGCCACCTGGTCATGGGGAGcactgcttttgctttttatattacaACAGGATGGTCGGTTTTTGTcagaattgtattattaaaacagcAAAGACTAACAAGCAAAAAACTCACAAGAGTTTGATCGATAAGGGTTTGTGTCCGGCAGGATCTTGGGAAGTGTTAAGGCTTCAACGATCTTGTTATAATCCAGAATCCTTTCATATACCTTTGTTTTTCCAGCTGAAATACAAgcatgtttatattatcttttttttttttttttttttttttaataaatacattttcaagctgTTTCAATATTCATCCCAGCGCTAGTAAATGTTCTACATCAAATTCTATAATTAATCACTTTCAAGTTGGTTGGTctgctttaaaattaattttgaggTTGTCTTGTAAAGAAATTAGGTAAAAATTAGGTGCAGTCAGCATGCACGCTCTCTGAGAGCCTGTGAACTTACATGTGAAGTGGGAGTTGATGAAGAGGAATGATGTACCAAAGAATGTAAAGCCAACACCAACAGCTCCTTTAGTCTTGATCTGGGATACGATTCGGGTTGTAACTGTTGTATGTTCAACCTCTGCAAGAAACAAAGTACCGCTCAGCTAAAATACAGCACACAGAAATAACGTACACACAGCAGAATGCATGACAAGGCAATCCTTAGAGACTGCCATATTTGATGGAAATAAGTGTCCAGTATTCCATAAGAAAAGGttaaattaaatcacaaaaggttttttttctctaaagCAAGAAAATcatcacaattaaacataattattttaattaaacataacacCAAAAACCATTGCCTCTATAATCTGAGGTGTTACATTATATACCTTTTGTCCAGGTAAGAAAACAGCCAATTGTGCAAACATGTATCATAGATTCTAGCTTACATCTGAAAGGGAGAGTGTCAGCACTCACCAGTACCTACCTGAACAAAACCAAATGAGATCTCTCCTAATGAACACAGACAGGTAAAGAACCCCATGAGCGACTCCACACAGCATGACGTAGTAAGGACCCAAGATCTCTTGTAAGCGCATTTCCCACTCTCTCCTGGGAAATCAGAACATGCACTTATTACTGTACTTCTAGCAAGCAATTGCTCCAAACAGCACAAAGAATAAGCACATATTCGTAAAAGCAACACAAAGTGAAATGCTGTTCAAGAAAAGCTACCTGCTTGCTACAGGCTACATAATAAACTTAAACAATATGcaatttaaatagatttttttcagaCTTTCACCAATATTTTAAAGATTTCAGTATGTTCCTCTGCAATTGCTTCTGTGAGAACTGGTTTATTCGAACAATTTTAACACAACAGTGATCCACACGACTTGTTTGCATGTGCTTAAGTGAATGATCATTTAGTTTGagtatttttttctcattccGTTCTAAAGTCATTTCATTAATCAGATTTAGTTATTAACACACCTGTCCGGACAGCCTTCCTGAACTCCAACAATGTAAATGTCTTGTGCAAAGTCAGCATCAGGAGGTAACAGAAGATCATCCAAGTTATGAGGAAGTTCCTAAAAATCAATTTCAAAAGGAAACTGTTAAAGTGACAGAGTGGCTTTGAAGAGGATTCTTGATATTTCTTGCATTTTGTCTTTGTCTGCTTTCTGGTAATACTGTCCATATATTAACTGAATTATATGACATGCCCGACAGCTAGGGCCAAGTGTTCTGTATCACCTAGAaatttaggactgagacataattaaaaaaaaaaaaaaaaaaaaataatttacatattttatttaacatcatgtaatctagctgcaaaagtctacctgaagccgtaatagtagtacactatttcatgttaaatttcaaatGAGGTCAGCTTTTCTaaatatatgggaaaactacaaagcggtgtgtaatttaatatgttaacattattcagcaggtttcattcgactatgaagcaaaatgagttaattctatagggtgatgcaaaacttttggcaatagctgtatacAACTCTGTTTTAACCATTGACTAGACATCTTGTAGTCCTAACATTATTATCCATTTTTTTGTTGACAACAGTATTGTTTGTGTTAAGTGTTATGCTTTCAGGTGgagatattcattttaaaactaggaCGAATTTATAACTTAAATGTAGTTTAGCTACCTAAAGTGCCAGACTTATGGCCTTTTAAATCTATGTAAACTAACTCATCTTAGTGTTCAGCCCACTCTTCTTGAAACTTGTATTTCCTTAAAGGACGATTATAGAACACATTATTTCTTgggaattaaattttaaaaaagcagcgtCCAAGAATGAAACACGGGTTTGCTATCAAGACTGTGTACACGCTTGTTCAAATGGAGTTTCCAACCCACCTTTTGTCCTTGCATGTTCCACGTAGCAATGTAAATCCCTATACTCCTCTCAGGGAAATATCGATCCAGCTCTTCTGCTCCTAGTAACGCACCATGGCCTAGAAGACTGCCCTCCAGAAAACTCCTGTGttgtggaaatattttcaaaaatatacaaGAACAAAGCAACATTCAAAAACAAATGACTCAACAGACACACCACATAAACGCATTGCAGTGTACTGCTTTAAAATgcaacacacatactgtaaaggGTAACGCTTTAAAATGAGTGTCTGTTCATGGTTATTTCATGTGTATTAAGGGAAATGTTATGAAGTCATGAAAAGTATGTCACAAACTCATGCTTGTGACTTttgaattcaataggaatttcatttgaaaatcagtAGGAAATCATGTGTTAATTACATTGGAATTACAGAGGCATGTTAAAATGTTATCATTAGTTTCTCAATGTTTTGTGTAaggcagtaaaaataaataatccctcCACACACCACCTTtgtttcataattatttttaaaattagagtagctattcttcttcttcttcttcttcttcttcttcttcttcttattattattattattatttgttttacaattatctgcaacagtgtttttacttattttacaatCTTGTTGGGTCAATTTGTGGACTCATAGACAAAAGATCACCTAAATTCCAGTACACTCTAGGCTATGCTAAAACATACATTATGATTTACATACAAGACAGCATTAAAatcaactgtttaaaatattttttcctataATAAAAGATTATACTCTGTACAtttatttgcattaaaataaCTATTTGGCTCTTGTAAGGCCTGCTCACATTTACCTGAGGACGGTGGATCCACCTTTATTCCCCAGTGACCTCTTTCAATGGAATTAGAAAGACTGCCAGCTGTTGAACAAACAGCCTCAATCACCCTCAACCTAATGAGATGACAGCCTTTCTAATCCTGACAACACTCAAGCCAGGTATTAAAAGCTAAAGCTACTTTTCTAAAATTAAGATTTGCCACGTTGGTATCACAAAGTCTGGTCCTCGTAGCTTTTTCtagttcattttcaaaatgttttggagaatattgtaaatataaaacagcattttaggAACTGCCGCTGCTCTACTCTGAAAGTGGTATTTAGCTCAAAATGTACTGAAAGAAATACACCATATTTATGGGCTACTTCCATCATCAATAATAACtgctacaatttattttaaaactttccaAAGTCTAATGGTTACGGCAAGTTATTCAAAAGGTGTTTTTAAGAGATGAAAGATGGAAGTTAGCAGGGTTAATCTGATTTCATTTGATTTGCAAAGCTTTGAGTGAGATACAGCAATAAGATTATCTAACATATAGCATATAGTTGCAACATCACATTGTATCCTGACAATTTGCTGAACTAACAAGCACATACAGCACCTgccacatacatttatagaccTACTGGTTGACAATTGTATATATGTTGAGCAAATGGATTTAGAGCAGAAACAAGCCTTACCTATTTCTTACATCCTTGGATCGAATTGGACTGAGTACACTAAGTGTAGACTTCATGGAGTTAGTGGAACAGGTATCTGACACCATACTGTCCAGCAGCCTGCTATCAGTAAGGTTGCTGCGCTGTCTCCCAAACACACTCTTAGGGATCACTCCATAATCCATACAATCCTGGTCTATCCTATTAGCTGTCCTTAATGCAGGCGATGCCATGTTGAGTTCCATAGCAGGCAGACGTCCTGCAGGCTGAAGAGgagaaagttttgtttttgaaggTTTTATTTGTTCAGAATTCTGACTGGAGCTCCATTTCCCAGGGTCTGAATGGCTACTGCCACCATTTCCAAGACAAGGAGAGACCTGGAAGTCTCTTGAGGTGTTGCTGTCAAGGCTACTTGAGGAAACCCGTCCATCTAGAAATTTGAAAGTGCTGTTCAAAACCGGGCGACCAACCAGATCGTCTTGAAGGGAGTTCACAGAAGAA contains the following coding sequences:
- the inpp5e gene encoding phosphatidylinositol polyphosphate 5-phosphatase type IV → MIMNYQNDVPLQPCTGAVSSVKTKAVKKPEGLEANDKRNTEHVGKGSEEYGCGRFLNDTLLFPPDELGQGAQVLDNALLPRPPLLPKPPGHPTLERGFSQEEKMGRRRFRTSQESLDELGGIGSSSVNSLQDDLVGRPVLNSTFKFLDGRVSSSSLDSNTSRDFQVSPCLGNGGSSHSDPGKWSSSQNSEQIKPSKTKLSPLQPAGRLPAMELNMASPALRTANRIDQDCMDYGVIPKSVFGRQRSNLTDSRLLDSMVSDTCSTNSMKSTLSVLSPIRSKDVRNRSFLEGSLLGHGALLGAEELDRYFPERSIGIYIATWNMQGQKELPHNLDDLLLPPDADFAQDIYIVGVQEGCPDRREWEMRLQEILGPYYVMLCGVAHGVLYLSVFIRRDLIWFCSEVEHTTVTTRIVSQIKTKGAVGVGFTFFGTSFLFINSHFTSGKTKVYERILDYNKIVEALTLPKILPDTNPYRSNSSDVTTRFDEVFWFGDFNFRLSLDRLGVDQILKQDFSSDMNRLLQYDQLSKEMKDGSIFQGFKEAPIQFPPTYKFDVGYDTYDTTTKQRTPSYTDRVLYKSRHKGDIKVVKYTSCSTIKVSDHRPVLGVFQVKVRPGRDNIPLGAGQFDRELYLEGIRRRITRELQRKQALKNQKNSTVCTIS